One stretch of Jiangella gansuensis DSM 44835 DNA includes these proteins:
- a CDS encoding ABC transporter ATP-binding protein produces MPVIEVTNLHKRYGSTVAVDDVSFSVEEGEIFGILGPNGAGKTTTVECIEGLRKPDGGSVTVLGLDPIGERRKVRELVGAQLQESELPDNITVAEALDLYASFYENPADPAALLADLGLTEKRGTRFEKLSGGQKQRLSIALALVGNPKIAVLDELTTGLDPQARRDTWQLVENVRDRGVTIVLVTHFMDEAERLCDRLALIDGGRVAAIDSPAGLIGRVASEQTLRFRPSAPLDERVLADLPDVTEVARDGAHVVVTGTGNLPYTVITALAAHDVVAAELRMDQASLEDAFVALTGRALDPEPA; encoded by the coding sequence ATGCCGGTCATCGAGGTGACCAACCTGCACAAGCGCTACGGATCCACCGTCGCGGTCGACGACGTCTCGTTCAGCGTCGAGGAAGGCGAGATCTTCGGCATCCTCGGCCCGAACGGCGCCGGCAAGACCACCACGGTCGAGTGCATCGAAGGGCTGCGCAAGCCCGACGGCGGTTCCGTCACCGTCCTCGGCCTCGACCCGATCGGCGAGCGCCGAAAGGTCCGCGAACTCGTCGGCGCCCAGTTGCAGGAGAGCGAGCTGCCGGACAACATCACCGTCGCCGAGGCGCTGGACCTGTACGCGTCGTTCTACGAGAACCCGGCCGACCCGGCGGCGCTGCTGGCCGACCTCGGGCTGACGGAGAAGCGCGGCACCCGGTTCGAGAAGCTCTCCGGCGGGCAGAAGCAGCGGCTGTCGATCGCCCTGGCGCTGGTCGGCAACCCGAAGATCGCCGTGCTGGACGAGCTGACCACCGGCCTGGACCCGCAGGCCCGCCGCGACACCTGGCAGCTGGTCGAGAACGTCCGCGACCGCGGCGTCACCATCGTGCTCGTCACCCACTTCATGGACGAGGCCGAGCGGCTGTGCGACCGGCTGGCCCTGATCGACGGTGGCCGCGTGGCCGCGATCGACAGTCCGGCCGGCCTGATCGGGCGGGTCGCCAGCGAGCAGACGCTGCGCTTCCGCCCGTCGGCGCCGCTGGACGAGCGCGTGCTCGCCGACCTGCCGGACGTCACCGAGGTGGCTCGCGACGGTGCGCACGTCGTCGTCACCGGCACCGGCAACCTGCCCTACACCGTCATCACCGCGCTGGCCGCGCACGACGTCGTCGCCGCCGAGCTGCGGATGGACCAGGCGAGCCTCGAGGACGCGTTCGTCGCGCTCACCGGCCGCGCGCTGGACCCCGAGCCCGCCTGA
- the cmk gene encoding (d)CMP kinase has protein sequence MPVPSADTASTPARENLVVAIDGPSGSGKSTVARRVAAALGLRYLDTGAMYRAVTWWALEQGVDLADTERVAQLAQDIPLTMGEDPAEPTVVVGGTDIGAAIRTSDISAVVSAVATNLGVRAELVARQQAVARAGGVVIEGRDITTVVAPDAPVRVLLIADEAVRLARRAREVHGTDDSVAVDATRDQVVRRDADDSTVASFHEAADGVDVVDSSLLSLDETVDAVLALVEKRTGVRA, from the coding sequence GTGCCTGTTCCCTCCGCTGACACCGCCTCCACCCCGGCCCGCGAGAACCTGGTCGTCGCCATCGACGGACCGTCCGGATCGGGGAAGTCCACGGTCGCACGGCGGGTGGCCGCCGCGCTGGGCCTGCGCTATCTCGACACCGGCGCGATGTACCGGGCGGTCACCTGGTGGGCGCTGGAGCAGGGCGTCGACCTCGCCGACACCGAGCGGGTGGCGCAGCTGGCCCAGGACATCCCGCTGACCATGGGGGAGGACCCGGCCGAGCCGACGGTCGTCGTCGGCGGCACCGATATCGGTGCGGCCATCCGCACCAGTGACATCTCCGCCGTCGTCAGCGCCGTCGCCACCAACCTCGGAGTCCGGGCCGAGCTCGTGGCCCGGCAGCAGGCGGTCGCGCGCGCCGGCGGCGTCGTCATCGAGGGCCGCGACATCACCACCGTCGTCGCCCCGGACGCCCCGGTGCGGGTGCTGCTGATCGCGGACGAGGCGGTCCGGCTGGCCCGCCGCGCCCGCGAGGTGCACGGCACAGACGACTCCGTCGCCGTCGATGCCACCCGCGACCAGGTGGTGCGCCGCGACGCCGACGACTCCACCGTCGCCAGCTTCCACGAGGCCGCCGACGGCGTTGACGTCGTCGACTCGTCACTGCTCTCGCTGGACGAGACCGTGGACGCGGTGCTGGCACTGGTCGAGAAGCGCACCGGGGTGCGGGCATGA
- a CDS encoding lysophospholipid acyltransferase family protein, whose protein sequence is MSDGPADLPTHAGAAAGRYMASVLARLLYRVRVTGGQNVPLRGPVILAPNHTGFLDAPLLMGTCPRPVHTLAKKELFRGPLGWVLHGVGQIPLDRDDPSRGLVKAGLGVLQAGRVLVVFPEGTRGAGDFAELRTGLAWFALRSGAPVVPVVFSGTGSRGRTLGSMPGLRSRVEVVFGRPVTLPTGGGRTRSALDAATEQLREALVAHREAVASRSEEKQ, encoded by the coding sequence ATGAGCGATGGCCCAGCCGACCTGCCAACCCACGCCGGCGCGGCGGCGGGCCGCTACATGGCCAGCGTGCTGGCCCGCCTGCTGTACCGGGTGCGGGTGACCGGCGGGCAGAACGTGCCGCTTCGGGGCCCGGTCATCCTGGCACCCAACCACACCGGCTTCCTTGACGCGCCGTTACTGATGGGCACCTGCCCGCGGCCCGTGCACACCTTGGCGAAGAAGGAGCTGTTCCGCGGCCCACTCGGGTGGGTGCTGCACGGCGTCGGGCAGATCCCGCTCGACCGCGACGACCCCAGCCGCGGCTTGGTCAAGGCCGGCCTCGGGGTGCTGCAGGCCGGCCGCGTGCTGGTGGTTTTCCCCGAGGGCACCCGCGGCGCCGGCGATTTCGCGGAGCTGCGCACCGGGCTGGCGTGGTTCGCGCTGCGGTCCGGCGCACCGGTCGTGCCGGTCGTGTTCTCCGGAACCGGCAGCCGGGGACGTACCCTGGGATCGATGCCCGGACTGCGGTCCCGGGTCGAGGTAGTCTTCGGCCGCCCGGTCACGCTCCCGACCGGAGGCGGACGCACGCGCTCGGCCCTCGACGCGGCGACCGAGCAGCTGCGCGAGGCGCTGGTGGCGCACCGTGAGGCCGTGGCGTCCCGATCCGAGGAGAAACAGTGA
- a CDS encoding class I SAM-dependent methyltransferase yields MTAQMTVDPAQIEELMGKLLNDLAATAGLQMTHIGIKTGLWKAMSGGGWLTPADVSTRSGVAQPYAREWLKHQAASGYVDYDPQTGRFALPPAAAAVLADDVQSGIVGGFASMLTAMAGDNTMVEEAFRSGGGVGWHQRSAQHWHGMDLATRAEVVPALVSEWIPALDGVADKLRTGASVADIGCGYGAPLIGLAQAYPNSRCTGFDYHDASIAQARKAAAAAGVADRVMFDVADAAAYPGARYDLVLFVDTFHDLGDPLGALRHTREALAEDGAVLLVEFAAADRLEDNLTPMGRLFYASSALVCTPNALSQGAADPLGTAPGPARLTEVAREAGFTSISRVDVEAPFNLLLELRG; encoded by the coding sequence ATGACCGCGCAGATGACTGTGGACCCGGCTCAGATCGAAGAGCTGATGGGCAAGCTACTGAACGACCTGGCGGCCACCGCCGGGTTGCAGATGACCCACATCGGCATCAAGACCGGTCTGTGGAAGGCGATGTCCGGTGGCGGGTGGCTCACCCCTGCGGACGTCTCCACCCGGTCGGGCGTCGCGCAGCCGTACGCCCGGGAATGGCTCAAGCACCAGGCCGCCTCGGGGTACGTCGACTACGACCCGCAGACCGGCAGGTTCGCACTACCACCGGCGGCTGCCGCGGTCCTGGCCGACGACGTGCAGTCCGGGATCGTCGGCGGCTTCGCCAGCATGCTCACTGCGATGGCAGGCGACAACACCATGGTCGAGGAGGCCTTCCGCTCCGGCGGGGGTGTCGGCTGGCACCAGCGGTCGGCCCAGCACTGGCACGGCATGGACCTCGCCACCCGCGCCGAGGTGGTCCCGGCACTGGTGTCCGAGTGGATCCCCGCGCTCGACGGCGTCGCGGACAAGCTGCGCACCGGTGCGTCGGTGGCCGACATCGGCTGCGGGTACGGCGCACCGTTGATCGGCCTCGCCCAGGCCTACCCGAACTCGCGGTGCACCGGGTTCGACTACCACGACGCCTCGATCGCGCAGGCCCGCAAGGCCGCCGCAGCCGCCGGCGTGGCCGACCGGGTGATGTTCGATGTCGCCGACGCCGCCGCCTACCCGGGCGCGAGGTACGACCTCGTGCTGTTCGTCGACACGTTCCACGACCTCGGCGACCCGCTCGGGGCACTGCGCCACACCCGCGAAGCACTCGCCGAGGATGGCGCGGTGCTGCTGGTGGAGTTCGCCGCTGCCGACCGGCTGGAGGACAACCTGACCCCGATGGGCAGGCTGTTCTACGCGTCCTCCGCACTGGTCTGCACCCCCAACGCCCTCTCGCAAGGCGCCGCGGACCCGCTCGGCACCGCGCCCGGTCCTGCCCGGCTGACTGAGGTCGCGCGGGAGGCTGGATTCACCAGCATCAGCCGAGTCGATGTCGAGGCCCCGTTCAACCTGCTCCTCGAACTGCGGGGCTGA
- a CDS encoding ABC transporter permease — translation MSTLTKITNVEYKLFLRDTTSAVMAFALPIGLMVVFGSIGMGQDDGGGDNNVSEAFLPVMALSLSIALLALSVLPTVLATYREKGILRRLSTTPVHPGNVLAAQLLVNLAAAVVAAVLVLVLAAAAFDLGTPGNAAGFLVAFVLTSSALFGLGLLVAALAPTGKAATSLGMLLFFPSMFFAGVWTPGDLMPSWARPVRDVSPLGAGMEAMQKAWDGGWPDTTNLLALVVATLVTGALAAKVFRWE, via the coding sequence ATGTCCACGCTCACCAAGATCACCAACGTCGAGTACAAGCTCTTCCTCCGCGACACCACCTCGGCCGTCATGGCGTTCGCGCTGCCGATCGGCCTGATGGTGGTGTTCGGATCGATCGGCATGGGGCAGGACGACGGCGGCGGCGACAACAACGTCAGCGAGGCGTTCCTGCCGGTGATGGCGCTCTCGCTGTCGATCGCGCTGCTCGCGCTCAGCGTCCTGCCGACCGTTCTGGCCACCTACCGCGAGAAGGGGATCCTGCGCCGGCTGTCCACGACACCGGTGCATCCGGGCAACGTGCTGGCAGCCCAGTTGCTGGTCAACCTGGCCGCCGCCGTCGTCGCCGCGGTCCTGGTGCTGGTGCTCGCCGCGGCGGCCTTCGACCTCGGCACCCCCGGCAACGCGGCGGGCTTCCTCGTCGCGTTCGTCCTGACCTCCAGCGCCCTGTTCGGTCTCGGCCTGCTGGTGGCGGCGCTCGCCCCGACCGGTAAGGCGGCGACGTCGCTCGGCATGCTGCTGTTCTTCCCGAGCATGTTCTTCGCCGGCGTCTGGACCCCGGGCGACCTGATGCCGTCGTGGGCTCGGCCGGTGCGCGACGTCAGCCCGCTCGGCGCCGGCATGGAGGCGATGCAGAAGGCCTGGGACGGCGGCTGGCCCGACACGACCAACCTGCTCGCCCTGGTGGTGGCGACGCTGGTGACCGGCGCCCTCGCGGCCAAGGTGTTCCGCTGGGAGTGA
- the der gene encoding ribosome biogenesis GTPase Der, with protein MPADADVDIDGVAEYTPVVAVVGRPNVGKSTLVNRILGRREAVVEDVPGVTRDRVAYDASWAGRSFTLLDTGGWDPEAKGMAARITAQAEIGMAAADVVMFVVDSTVGATDTDEAVAKLLRRSGKPIILVANKVDGPSGESDATVLWNLALGEPFPVSALHGRGSGDLLDAVVAALPTAPPESFDDAEGGPRRVALVGKPNVGKSSLLNQLAGEDRVVVDSVAGTTVDPIDEFIELGGRSWRFIDTAGIRRRVNEASGAEYFASLRTASALERAEVAVVLIDANEPLAEQDLRIISMVVDAGRALVLAFNKWDLLDDERREQLEREIDRQLIRVTWAPRINVSARTGWHTDRLVRALDTSLEGWGQRIPTGRLNSFLGQLVAAHPHPVRGGKQPRIMFATQADTRPPRFVLFTTGFLEASYRRFVERRLREEFGFEGTPMEISMKVREKRSRS; from the coding sequence GTGCCGGCCGACGCCGACGTCGACATCGACGGTGTCGCCGAGTACACGCCGGTGGTGGCCGTGGTCGGCCGGCCGAACGTCGGCAAGTCGACGCTCGTCAACCGCATCCTCGGCCGCCGCGAGGCGGTCGTCGAGGATGTGCCGGGCGTCACCCGCGACCGGGTCGCCTACGACGCCTCGTGGGCCGGCCGGTCGTTCACGCTGCTCGACACCGGTGGCTGGGACCCCGAGGCGAAGGGCATGGCCGCGCGTATCACCGCCCAGGCCGAGATCGGGATGGCCGCCGCCGACGTCGTCATGTTCGTCGTCGACTCCACGGTGGGCGCCACCGACACCGACGAGGCCGTCGCCAAGCTGCTGCGCCGCTCCGGCAAGCCGATCATCCTGGTGGCGAACAAGGTCGACGGGCCCAGCGGCGAATCCGACGCCACGGTGCTGTGGAACCTCGCGCTCGGCGAGCCGTTCCCGGTGTCGGCGTTGCACGGGCGGGGGAGCGGCGACCTGCTCGATGCCGTCGTGGCCGCGCTGCCCACCGCGCCGCCGGAGTCGTTCGACGACGCCGAGGGCGGCCCGCGCCGCGTCGCGCTCGTCGGCAAACCCAACGTCGGCAAGTCCAGCCTGCTGAACCAGCTGGCGGGCGAGGACCGCGTCGTCGTCGACTCCGTCGCCGGTACCACCGTCGACCCGATCGACGAGTTCATCGAACTGGGCGGCCGCTCGTGGCGGTTCATCGACACCGCGGGCATCCGGCGCCGGGTCAACGAGGCGTCCGGCGCGGAGTACTTCGCGTCGCTGCGTACTGCGTCCGCGCTGGAGCGGGCCGAGGTGGCCGTCGTGCTGATCGACGCCAACGAGCCGCTGGCCGAGCAGGATCTGCGGATCATCTCGATGGTGGTCGACGCCGGCCGGGCCCTGGTGCTCGCGTTCAACAAGTGGGATCTGCTCGACGACGAACGCCGCGAGCAGCTGGAGCGCGAGATCGACCGGCAGCTGATCCGGGTCACGTGGGCGCCACGCATCAACGTCTCCGCGCGCACCGGCTGGCACACTGACCGGCTGGTCAGGGCGCTGGACACCTCGCTCGAAGGCTGGGGGCAGCGCATCCCCACCGGCCGGCTGAACTCGTTCCTCGGCCAGCTGGTGGCCGCGCACCCGCACCCTGTGCGCGGCGGTAAGCAGCCGCGCATCATGTTCGCCACCCAGGCCGACACCCGCCCGCCGCGGTTCGTGCTGTTCACCACCGGCTTCCTCGAGGCCTCGTACCGGCGGTTCGTCGAGCGGCGGCTGCGCGAGGAGTTCGGCTTCGAGGGCACGCCGATGGAGATCTCGATGAAGGTGCGGGAGAAGCGCTCGCGCTCGTAA
- a CDS encoding prephenate dehydrogenase, which translates to MTVREPLDDGGVLVVGTGLVGTSVGLALARSGVDVRLRDARPEVLAEAVRLGAGRPAEAGDPPAALAVVAVPPEAVAAVVADVLASGAAAYATDVASVKVLPTTQVRERVPDPGRYVGSHPMAGREISGPSAALADLFEGRPWVICADDGTHQQAVTRVLALARLVGATPITMTAAEHDAGVALVSHTPHVVAALMAARLAGAPGHEVRLAGPGITDVTRIAGGDPALWTEILTANAAAVRDVLGGLRADLDRVMVALEAPVERQPVLRDVLRDGVDGRARLPGKHGAAHTEFATVVVTVDDRPGQLARLFADAGAAGVNVEDVRIEHSPGQPLGLVELDVRPGADDELAASLRERGWTIRG; encoded by the coding sequence GTGACCGTCCGGGAGCCGCTGGACGACGGCGGAGTGCTCGTGGTGGGCACCGGGCTGGTCGGCACCTCCGTCGGGCTCGCGCTCGCCCGGAGCGGTGTCGACGTCCGGCTACGAGACGCGCGGCCCGAGGTGCTGGCCGAGGCGGTGCGGCTGGGTGCCGGCCGGCCCGCTGAGGCCGGCGACCCGCCGGCCGCGCTCGCCGTCGTCGCCGTCCCCCCGGAGGCCGTCGCCGCCGTCGTCGCCGATGTGCTGGCGTCCGGGGCCGCCGCCTACGCGACCGACGTCGCCAGCGTGAAGGTCCTGCCGACCACGCAGGTGCGCGAACGCGTCCCGGATCCGGGCCGGTACGTGGGCAGCCATCCGATGGCCGGGCGCGAGATCTCCGGCCCGAGCGCGGCGCTGGCCGACCTGTTCGAGGGCCGGCCCTGGGTCATCTGCGCCGACGACGGCACCCACCAGCAGGCGGTCACCCGGGTGCTCGCGCTGGCCCGGCTGGTCGGTGCCACCCCGATCACGATGACGGCGGCCGAGCACGACGCCGGTGTGGCGCTAGTGTCGCACACGCCGCACGTGGTGGCCGCACTGATGGCGGCCCGGCTCGCCGGCGCGCCGGGGCACGAGGTCCGGCTGGCCGGTCCCGGCATCACCGACGTGACCCGCATCGCCGGCGGCGACCCCGCATTGTGGACGGAGATCCTGACCGCTAACGCCGCCGCCGTCCGCGACGTGCTCGGCGGCCTGCGCGCCGACCTGGACCGTGTCATGGTCGCGCTGGAGGCGCCGGTGGAGCGGCAGCCGGTGCTGCGCGACGTGCTGCGCGACGGCGTCGACGGCCGTGCCCGGCTACCCGGCAAGCACGGCGCCGCGCACACCGAGTTCGCCACCGTCGTCGTCACCGTCGACGACCGCCCCGGCCAGCTGGCGCGGCTGTTCGCCGACGCCGGCGCGGCCGGTGTCAACGTCGAGGACGTGCGCATCGAGCACAGCCCAGGACAGCCGCTCGGGCTGGTGGAGCTGGACGTGCGGCCCGGCGCCGACGACGAGCTGGCCGCGTCGCTGCGTGAGCGCGGGTGGACGATCCGCGGGTGA
- a CDS encoding ATP-binding cassette domain-containing protein gives MSIGIGIDITGLTVRYPPDVTAIDGLDLRLEGGKIYGLLGRNGSGKTTLLSQIAAFRRVREGQVLIDGEVPFENERITQQICFIRESGDVVADSDAVANIMRRNALLRPNWDAELAERLMERFQLTGRRRVSKLSRGQRSAVGITIGMASRAPLTMFDESYLGMDAPSRYAFYDALLEDYMEHPRTIILSTHLIEEVAQLFEEVVIIDQGRLIAHEDTETLRMRGAAVIGPAEAVDDFTAGMTVLGEQRLGGTKSVTVYGEIGNDARRVAADWGLELSPVALQDLFVHLTKGGSA, from the coding sequence GTGAGCATCGGCATCGGCATCGACATCACGGGCCTGACGGTCCGGTATCCCCCCGACGTCACCGCGATCGACGGCCTCGACCTGCGGCTGGAGGGCGGCAAGATCTACGGGCTGCTCGGGCGCAACGGGTCGGGCAAGACCACCCTGCTGTCGCAGATCGCGGCGTTCCGGCGGGTCCGCGAGGGCCAGGTCCTCATCGACGGCGAGGTCCCGTTCGAGAACGAACGGATCACCCAGCAGATCTGCTTCATCCGCGAGTCCGGCGACGTCGTCGCCGACAGCGACGCGGTCGCCAACATCATGCGCCGGAACGCGCTGCTGCGGCCGAACTGGGACGCGGAGCTGGCGGAGCGCCTGATGGAGCGGTTCCAGCTCACGGGCCGGCGCCGGGTGAGCAAGCTGTCGCGCGGCCAGCGTTCGGCGGTCGGCATCACCATCGGCATGGCCAGCCGTGCCCCGCTCACCATGTTCGACGAGTCGTATCTCGGCATGGACGCGCCGTCGCGCTACGCCTTCTACGACGCGCTGCTCGAGGACTACATGGAACATCCGCGCACCATCATCCTGTCCACGCACCTCATCGAGGAGGTCGCGCAGTTGTTCGAGGAGGTCGTCATCATCGACCAGGGCCGCCTCATCGCGCACGAGGACACCGAGACGCTACGGATGCGCGGCGCCGCCGTCATCGGCCCGGCCGAGGCGGTCGACGACTTCACCGCCGGCATGACGGTGCTCGGTGAGCAGCGCCTGGGGGGCACGAAGTCCGTCACCGTCTACGGCGAGATCGGCAACGACGCCCGCCGCGTCGCCGCCGACTGGGGGCTGGAGCTGTCGCCGGTAGCTCTGCAGGACCTCTTCGTCCACCTCACGAAGGGAGGCTCGGCATGA
- a CDS encoding GntR family transcriptional regulator → MFDDRSPIYHQIAEAIKNDILSGALGADEQVMSTNQYAAYYRINPATAAKGFQQLVDEGVLYKRRGIGMFVSPDARQALLGQRRERFFADVVEPMVAEARVIGIPLEDVVERIQAMKGGEPA, encoded by the coding sequence ATGTTCGACGACCGGAGCCCGATCTACCACCAGATCGCGGAGGCCATCAAGAACGACATCCTCAGCGGCGCGTTGGGAGCTGACGAGCAGGTGATGTCCACGAACCAGTACGCGGCGTACTACCGGATCAACCCGGCCACCGCCGCCAAGGGCTTCCAGCAGTTGGTCGACGAAGGCGTCCTCTACAAGCGGCGAGGCATCGGCATGTTCGTCAGCCCGGACGCCCGACAGGCGCTGCTGGGTCAGCGTCGCGAGCGGTTCTTCGCCGACGTCGTCGAGCCGATGGTCGCCGAGGCGCGGGTCATCGGCATCCCGCTGGAGGACGTCGTCGAGCGCATCCAGGCGATGAAAGGCGGTGAGCCGGCGTGA
- a CDS encoding PLP-dependent aminotransferase family protein, producing the protein MQPPVIRGRIGPRTLNDLLGTWDTGGQSAYEALADRLRLLIIDGRIPTGTRLPAERELAETLGRSRTTIVSAYRRLRDSGHLVSIRGSGSATTLPPAAAPPTHTGPLDRVVDLARAAPAPAPEMEAIVQRAASRIGAVLTRTGYDLVGSPDLRERIARHYADRGLPTSADQIMVTLGAQHAIALVARTLIRPADRVLVESPTYPHALEAFQVAGGRLVTTPVTTRGWDVDHLRATLERVRPALAYLVPDFQNPTGASMPPDQRDEVLRAVRRTGTVIVVDETTADLDLERGWTDVPLAARAEAHGHPSIVTLGSLGKSVWGGLRIGWIRADADVLRSLHSARYAGDLGTPELEQLVALEVFDEYPALIGQRTAQLRHQRDILVAQLKEHLPRWEVPTPDGGASLWVGLGAPISSALALFGLTRGVNIIAGPRFGTDGAFERFLRVPFSLGADELVRGVRALADTQRSLPAPPLPATTAQLADVV; encoded by the coding sequence ATGCAGCCTCCAGTCATCCGCGGTCGCATCGGTCCACGCACGTTGAACGACCTCCTCGGCACGTGGGACACCGGCGGCCAGAGTGCGTACGAGGCGCTCGCGGACCGGCTCCGGCTGCTCATCATCGACGGGCGCATCCCGACGGGGACACGGCTGCCGGCGGAGCGGGAGCTGGCGGAGACCCTGGGGCGCAGCCGGACCACCATCGTGTCGGCGTATCGGCGGCTGCGCGATTCCGGTCACCTGGTCAGCATCCGCGGCTCGGGCAGCGCCACCACGCTGCCGCCGGCCGCGGCACCACCCACGCACACCGGGCCGCTCGATCGCGTCGTCGACCTCGCGCGCGCTGCCCCCGCGCCCGCCCCGGAGATGGAGGCGATCGTCCAGCGCGCGGCGAGCAGGATCGGCGCGGTGTTGACGAGGACGGGGTACGACCTGGTCGGCAGCCCCGACCTGCGGGAGCGGATCGCGCGGCACTACGCCGACCGCGGGCTGCCCACCAGTGCTGATCAGATCATGGTCACGCTCGGCGCGCAGCACGCCATCGCGCTGGTGGCGCGGACGTTGATCCGCCCGGCCGACCGGGTGCTCGTGGAGTCGCCGACCTACCCGCACGCGCTCGAGGCGTTCCAGGTTGCGGGTGGGCGGCTGGTGACCACGCCGGTGACGACGCGGGGCTGGGACGTCGACCACCTGCGCGCCACGTTGGAGCGGGTCCGCCCGGCCTTGGCATACCTGGTGCCGGACTTCCAGAACCCGACCGGCGCGTCCATGCCGCCGGACCAGCGCGACGAGGTGCTGCGGGCCGTGCGGCGCACCGGCACCGTCATCGTCGTCGACGAGACGACCGCCGACCTCGATCTCGAGCGCGGTTGGACCGACGTCCCGCTCGCGGCCCGCGCCGAGGCGCACGGCCATCCGAGCATCGTGACGCTCGGGTCGTTGGGCAAGAGCGTGTGGGGCGGCCTGCGCATCGGCTGGATCCGCGCCGACGCCGACGTGCTGCGGTCGCTGCACAGCGCCCGCTATGCCGGTGACCTCGGCACCCCTGAGTTGGAGCAACTGGTCGCGCTGGAGGTGTTCGACGAGTATCCGGCGCTGATCGGGCAGCGCACCGCCCAGTTGCGCCACCAGCGCGACATCCTGGTGGCGCAGCTGAAGGAGCACCTGCCCAGGTGGGAGGTACCGACCCCCGACGGCGGCGCCTCGCTGTGGGTGGGTCTGGGCGCGCCCATCAGTTCGGCTCTGGCGCTGTTCGGCCTCACCCGAGGGGTGAACATCATCGCTGGGCCGCGGTTCGGCACCGACGGCGCGTTCGAGCGGTTCCTGCGGGTCCCGTTCTCCCTGGGCGCGGACGAACTGGTGCGTGGCGTCCGGGCGCTCGCCGACACACAGCGGTCGTTGCCGGCGCCTCCGCTCCCGGCAACGACCGCCCAGCTGGCCGACGTCGTCTGA